One window of the Zea mays cultivar B73 chromosome 3, Zm-B73-REFERENCE-NAM-5.0, whole genome shotgun sequence genome contains the following:
- the LOC100274743 gene encoding Exocyst complex component EXO70B1-like, which yields MAAAPPPPPDGQEKVIAAAQHIVKSLANSKNAADDMIRILSRFDNRFSLMSDLFPPPPTAVDSILEADEGTSQGEGDEPDLDPEGDAAARAEAEWDAAAEVVERWESPTADALVFDSREGEEYLAAAACLTGAPGPRAEAALQTAMARLEDEFRHLLIRGAPPLAAEDLQVSLLRRLSLTVPSFNSSAVDLDCPSFAQHHAAVAAEGVNEQQGGRSSASDDEISPYLIAPDTVSVLRDIADVMLRAGYAPELCQVYGEVRRDTLMECLAVLGVDKMSLEEVQRVEWGVLDGKMRKWIQALKVVVRGLLAEERRICRQILSPDMNTEEECFTQAAKGCVLQMLNFGDAIAIGKRSTEKLFRILGMYEALAEVLPELEGLFSGDAKNFIKEEAEGILLRLGDAVCGTIEEFANDIQGDTSRRALPGGEIHPLTRYVMNYVWLLADYNASLNKLLECWDTELTGVDNPNMTPLGHCVLMLITHLQCKINEKSRLYEDEALQNIFLMNNLLYIVQKVKDSELKTLLGDNWIRKRRGQIRQYSTGYLRSSWTRVLACLRDDGLPHTMGSSSTLKAALKDRFKNFNLAFEELHRTQTSWRVVDPQLREELKISISEKVLPAYRSFVGRFRGQLEGGRGSARYIKYNPDDLENHVSEFFEGRKSNA from the coding sequence ggcggcggcgccgccgccgccgccggacgGGCAGGAGAAGGTGATCGCGGCGGCGCAGCACATCGTCAAGTCGCTCGCGAACTCCAAGAACGCCGCCGACGACATGATCCGCATCCTCTCTCGCTTCGACAACCGCTTCTCGCTCATGTCCGACCTCTTCCCTCCTCCCCCTACCGCCGTCGATTCCATACTGGAGGCGGACGAGGGGACCTCTCAGGGGGAAGGGGACGAGCCCGATCTCGACCCCGAAGGCGACGCGGCGGCCCGCGCCGAGGCGGAGTGGGACGCGGCGGCCGAGGTGGTTGAGCGCTGGGAGTCCCCCACCGCCGACGCGCTGGTGTTCGACTCGCGGGAGGGCGAGGAGTACCTCGCCGCGGCCGCCTGCCTCACGGGCGCGCCGGGCCCGCGCGCCGAGGCCGCGCTGCAGACCGCCATGGCGCGGCTCGAGGACGAGTTCCGCCACCTGCTCATCCGCGGCGCGCCGCCACTTGCCGCGGAGGACCTCCAGGTCTCGCTCCTCCGCCGACTCTCGCTCACGGTACCCTCCTTCAACTCCTCCGCCGTAGACCTAGACTGCCCCTCCTTTGCCCAACAccacgccgccgtcgccgccgaggGGGTAAACGAGCAGCAGGGCGGCAGGAGTTCCGCCTCCGACGACGAGATCTCGCCCTACCTCATCGCCCCGGACACCGTCAGCGTCCTCAGGGACATCGCCGACGTCATGCTGCGCGCCGGCTACGCGCCCGAGCTGTGCCAGGTATACGGGGAGGTGCGCCGGGACACGCTCATGGAATGCCTTGCCGTGCTCGGGGTCGACAAGATGAGCCTCGAGGAGGTGCAGCGGGTGGAGTGGGGCGTGCTTGACGGCAAGATGAGGAAGTGGATCCAGGCGCTCAAGGTCGTCGTCCGGGGCCTCCTTGCTGAGGAGCGCCGTATCTGCAGGCAGATCCTTTCGCCGGACATGAACACTGAGGAGGAGtgcttcactcaggcggccaagggTTGTGTCCTGCAGATGCTGAACTTTGGTGACGCCATTGCGATTGGGAAGAGGTCCACCGAGAAGCTGTTCCGCATCCTTGGTATGTATGAGGCGCTCGCTGAGGTGCTGCCAGAGCTTGAGGGTTTGTTCTCGGGTGATGCAAAGAATTTCATCAAGGAGGAGGCCGAGGGAATACTCTTGCGGCTTGGGGATGCAGTGTGTGGCACGATCGAAGAGTTTGCTAATGACATACAGGGAGATACTTCTCGGAGAGCACTGCCTGGTGGGGAGATCCATCCCCTTACCCGCTATGTCATGAACTATGTGTGGCTGCTTGCAGACTACAATGCCTCGCTAAATAAGCTTCTGGAATGTTGGGATACTGAGCTGACCGGGGTTGATAATCCAAACATGACTCCATTGGGGCACTGCGTGCTCATGCTGATCACACACCTACAGTGCAAGATCAATGAGAAATCGAGGCTGTATGAGGATGAAGCGTTGCAGAACATATTTTTGATGAATAATCTGCTGTATATTGTGCAGAAGGTGAAAGATTCAGAGCTCAAGACATTGCTTGGTGATAACTGGATTCGCAAGCGTCGTGGTCAGATTAGGCAATACTCTACAGGGTATCTTCGATCATCATGGACTAGGGTGTTAGCTTGCCTGAGAGATGATGGGCTTCCGCACACGATGGGTTCATCAAGCACACTCAAAGCCGCATTGAAGGATAGATTCAAAAACTTTAACTTGGCCTTCGAGGAGTTGCACAGGACACAGACATCATGGAGGGTTGTGGATCCTCAGTTAAGAGAAGAGCTGAAGATCTCAATCTCCGAGAAGGTTCTTCCAGCATACCGTTCATTTGTTGGAAGATTTCGGGGACAACTAGAGGGAGGGAGGGGTTCTGCAAGATATATAAAGTACAACCCTGATGATTTGGAGAACCATGTCTCAGAATTTTTTGAAGGGAGAAAGTCAAATGCTTGA